A genome region from Bactrocera neohumeralis isolate Rockhampton unplaced genomic scaffold, APGP_CSIRO_Bneo_wtdbg2-racon-allhic-juicebox.fasta_v2 ctg1681, whole genome shotgun sequence includes the following:
- the LOC126766558 gene encoding uncharacterized protein LOC126766558, producing the protein MEKNPDILRGFTKRNKPMIDSLWQALTESLNAAGPPHKDVNGWKKVITEWKSEIKRKLAHNKIESRATGGGPFSKYQLTPNEETIVRLCGISQTIEGILGVSLGTQPVNENLNIPIAGVNVDLSSSSPEEQNINLSYNASNRQKDTDDIPSTSQRQHEINASVPRRQKLESTADRLKRFLDEEDNKNGDILKKFDQIIELQSKNASSLRRIYQAIGSNNKTVGRAITELKDEFVSISTQLLKAIVKKMRLKKNN; encoded by the exons atggaaaaaaatcctGATATCTTAAGAGGATTTACGAAACGTAATAAGCCGATGATAGATTCGTTATGGCAGGCATTAACTGAATCCCTTAATGCTGCAGGTCCTCCACACAAAGACGTAAACGGGTGGAAAAAG GTTATAACTGAGTGGAAAAGcgaaatcaaaagaaaattagCTCACAACAAAATTGAGAGTCGAGCAACAGGAGGTGgcccattttcaaaatatcagcTCACTCCAAACGAAGAAACCATTGTGCGTCTTTGTGGCATTTCGCAAACTATAGAAGGCATATTAGGCGTTTCTCTTGGTACCCAACCCGTTAATGAGAATTTAAATATACCAATTGCAGGGGTGAATGTAGATTTGTCTTCCTCATCGCCAGAGGAACAAAATATAAACTTGAGTTATAATGCATCCAATAGACAAAAAGATACCGACGATATACCCTCCACGTCACAAAGGCAACACGAAATAAATGCTAGTGTACCTAGAAGGCAAAAATTAGAAAGTACAGCAGATCGCTTAAAACGATTTTTGGATGAGGAAGATAACAAAAATGgagatatattgaaaaaatttgatcaaataatAGAACTGCAATCTAAAAATGCTAGCAGCTTGAGGCGTATATACCAAGCAATAGGGAGTAATAATAAAACTGTTGGAAGAGCTATTACTGAATTGAAAGATGAGTTTGTAAGTATAAGTACTCAATTACTTAAAgctattgtgaaaaaaatgagATTAAAAAAGAACAACTAA